From the Streptomonospora nanhaiensis genome, the window GCCGACAGCCGCAGGGCGCGCAGCGGGCCGCCCGAGGCTCCGGCCGCGAGCGCGATCAGTCCGCCGTTGCCGACCGCCAGCAGCAGCGCGCCCACCCCGTGAACGGCGGACCGGGTGTCTGACGGCGCCAGCCCGATGACGATCCAGCCGAGGCCCTGCACCAGCAGCAGCGCACCCCCCAGCCAGGCGGTGACGCGCCCCCGGCGCGGCCACAGCGACGTGAGCAGGGCCGCGCCCGCCGTCAGCAGCACCCCCTCCAGCGCGAACGACACGTTCATGAGGTCGTGCAGCGGCGAGCAGACGTAGCGGACCTGGGGCGCGTCGCCGCCCATCCCGCAGGAGACGGCGCCCAGGTCGCTGACGTTGTTGCGGGCCCAGCTGTAGGGCTCGGGCCACGCCGCCTGCACCGCCAGGTGCGCGGTGAGCAGCTGCACGGCGCCGAGGATCCACAGCGCCGCCCCGAGGCGGGTGCGGCGCGGGGCGCGCTCGATGCGTGTCGGCTTCGCGGACGGATCCGGCGACGGCGGCGGGCCGCCCGGCGCCTCCGCTCCTGCCGCTGTCTCTGTCGCCGCCGCTGCGGCCGCTGCGTTGGTGGCTGCCTGTGCCGGTCGCTCTGTCATGGGTGGGAAAGCGCTCCTCGAACCGTTGGCGTCGCTGTCCGGCGCCGAGCCGCTGGGGGCGACCGGCGCCGGCCTGCTGCACTACCCGCCCAGACGCCGCCGAAAAGCGCGCCCGGTCCGCCGGCCGCGTGCGGAACAGCACAGAGCGCCGCCGCCCGCCGCGCCGCCGCTCACCGCACCCCCGCCCATTGGGCCACCGCCCCGGACGTCCGCACGCCCGCCCGGCCCCACCCGCTTCCCCGAGAAGTCCCGGCGGCCTCTGGCGACCTCACCACCCCAGGTGGTCGTCCATCGCGCGGACCAGCTCGCCATCCGGGTCCATGTCGAGGTTCCAGAGCATCAGCCCGCCCAGGTCGTGCTGCCGCACGTACTCCGCCTTCTGGGCGACGACCTCCGGGGTGTCGTAGGACCACCACTCGTCCCCGCTCACCAGCCACTGGCTGCCGCTGGACTCGTCGTGGAAGCGCCGCCCCGAGCGCCGCTCCAGGTCGGCGTAGGAGGCCGCGCCCTCGCCGTAGTCGCCCTCCGCCGGCTCCGGCGCCGGGGCGAACCGGCCGAACGACGCGTCCGCGCCCGTCTCGACCCCCTGCCACCCCCGCCCGAACCCGGGGAACCCCACCACCAGCTTCTCGGCCGGCAGGCCGTGGTCGAGGTAGGCGCGCACCACGCTGTCGACGCTCTCCTCCTCGGGCGCGCCCCGGGGGGTGTAGAGCTGGGAGTGGTGCCCGGTGGTCTGGCTCCACGGCCCGGTGAGGTCGTAGCCCTGCACCGTCGCGAAGTCCACCGGCCCGAACGCCTCGGGCTCGTAGCTCTCCCGCATCCGCTCCTCGTCGCCCGCCAGGGACACCGACAGCGTGTACTCGCGCCCCGTCTCCTCCGCGAGCGCGTCCAACTGCCGCCGGAACTCCGCCACCAGCAGGGTGAAGTTGCGCCGGTCGGCGGGGTGCTCGGTGTTGTCCGGGTGCCCGTCGCCGCCGGGCCACTCCCAGTCCAGGTCCACGCCGTCGAACACCCCGGCCGCCGCCCCCGCACCGCCCTGCGGCTCGCCGTCGGCCACCGGGAGGTCGCCCCGCAGCCACAGGTCGACGCACGAGCGCACGAACTCCCGCCGCGACTCCTCGGTGCGCGCCGCCGTGGAGAAGTGGGTGGAGGTGTTCCAGCCGCCCAGCGAGATGCTGGCGCCCAGCGACGGGTGGCTCTCCCGCAGCTTGCGCAGCTGGTTGAGGCCGCCGGCCAGCGGCTGCTCGTAGGTGTCGGCCCGCCCGTCGACGCTGTCCTCGGCGGAGTAGCGGCGCTGGTAGACCTCCCACGCCCGGCTGCCGGCCACGGGGATGTGGCAGCGGCCCTCGGGCGAGATCTCGCCGAAGGCCCACATCAGCCGGGTCAGGCGGTCGGCCGCGCCGCTGTCGGCGACGTCCTTGATCCGGTAGCCCCGGTTGGCGGTGTTCCAGTCGGCGAAGTAGGCGATGCGCTGCACGGACGGCTCCCTCACCGCGTCGACGACCGCGACGACACCCGCCACCAGTGCGAGCGCCCCCGCCCCGGCCGCGCAGCCCAGCAGCAGCCGACGCCATCGGCCCGGAGGCCGAGGGGGCCGCGCGTGGTGCCGCCGCGAAGGAGTCACACGGGCCAACGTAATCCGCGCGCGGCGCGCGGGTGCCCGCCGCGACCACATCAGGCCGACCCCGCCCCCGCCGGAACTCCGCGCCCGCGGCGGGCGTTGTCCTCCGGATGCGCCGCGCACCGCCGGCTCACGGCTCCCGGCCGGTGCCCGCGCCGCCCGCTCCCGCTATTCGAGGTAGTCGCGCAGGGTCTGCGCGCGCGAGGGGTGGCGCAGCTTGGCCAGGGTCTTGGACTCGATCTGCCGGATCCGCTCGCGGGTGACCCCGAACTCCCGCCCGACCTCCTCCAGCGTGTGGGGGTGGCCGTCGCGCAGCCCGAACCGCAGCTGGATGATCCGCTTCTCGCGGTCGCTGAGCGCGCCCAGCAGCGCCACCAGCTGGTCCTGGAGCATGGTGAACGCGGCCGCCTCGACCGGCGCCACGGCGTCGGAGTCCTCGATGAAGTCGCCGAAGTCGGAGTCCTCGTCGCCGATGGGCGCCTGCAGCGACACCGGCTCCTGGGCGATGCGCTGGATCTCCTGCACGCGGTCGCCGGCGAACCCCAGTTCGCGCGAGATCTCCGCAGGGGTGGGCTCGCGGCCGAGTTCCTGGTGGAGCTGGCGCTGCACCCGCATCAGCCGGTTGATGGTCTCGACCATGTGCACCGGGATGCGGATGGTGCGCGCCTGGTCGGCGATGGCGCGGGTGATGGCCTGGCGGATCCACCACGTGGCATACGTGGAGAACTTGAAGCCCTTGGTGTAGTCGAACTTCTCGACGGCGCGGATGAGGCCGAGGTTGCCCTCCTGCACGAGGTCGAGCAGCAGCAGGCCCCGGCCCAGGTAGCGCTTGGCGATCGAGACCACCAGGCGCAGGTTGGCCTCGATCAGCCGGTGCTTGGCGCGCTCGCCCTCGGCCACCAGGAGTTCGAGGTCGGCGGCGCTGGGGCCGCCGCGCGGCGCGGGCGCGCCGGACGCGGAGCGCCGCAGCTTCTCGGCCGCGAACAGCCCGACCTCGATGGACTTGGCGAGGTCGACCTCCTCCTCGGCCGTGAGCAGGGGCACGCGGCCGATCTCGCGCAGGTAGATGCGCACGAGGTCGCCGGCGGGTGAGGCCCGGCGCTCCACGTCGGCGGCCGGGACGGGGTCGTCGTCGGCGGGGTCGAGGACCTCGACCCCCTGCTGGGCCAGGCCCCGCACCACCTGGTCCAGGAACTCGGGCGGGGCGTCGAGGCGGTCCAGGGCGGCGGCGACGTCGGCGACGGTCACCATCTCGCCGGAGCCCGTGTCCGCGACCAATCGCGCCACCTGTGTGATCGGTGGCATTTCACCGGGCAGCACCGAAAGAGCCACCCTTACAGTGTGCCTGATCCTCTCGCGGAATAGTGAGAACTATTTTTGTCACCAGGGTGCTACGTGGCACCTGCGGCGCGCTCGCGCATCAGCCGTCTCTGCTGCTCAACAGCCATGAGTTCGGCGAAGACGCGCTGGTAATCGTCGGGCTGGGCGGCGGGGTCGAGCCTGCCGAGCCGGGATTTCAGGTTTGCGACCTGGCGATTGATGGAATGAATCTTGATCGTGCCCAGAATTTCCCGGGCGTAATGTTCGTCGAGTTCTCCGTAGACCTCGATCGGCTCCACCGCCAACCGGGTCACAAACGCCCGCTGGGGTTCGTTGGGCGCGGCGTCGCGCAGCCGGGTGGCCCACTGCTGGGGCTCGGTGGCCGCCCGCACCCCGCCCAGGCCCGTGATCAACTCGTGGACCGCGCGGTGCTGGGGCACGGTGAACGACTCGGTGTCGAGGTCGTCGAACTCCGCTGCCAGCCCTGGGTACTGCACCGCGATCTTCAGCGCCTGGCGCTCGCGCTGCAGCGAGGGGTCGCGCAGGTCGTAGGGGGCGGAGTCGGCCGCGCCGGGCGGCGCCGGGGGCGCGGGCCGGCGCGCGGGGCCGCCCGCGCGGTGGCGGGCCACGTGCTGGGCCACGCGGCGCTGCACGAACGCCTCGTCCATGATGCCCAGCCAGTGGTCGAGGTTGACCCCGTAGAGCTTGCGCACCCCCTCGTTGCGGATGCTGGCGACGATCTCGGCGGCGGCGTCGAGGCCGGCCATGCGGCCCTCGGCGGTGTCGAGGTCGTACTGCTGGATGACCGTGCGGATCATGAACTCATACAGCGGCTTGCGGTTGGCCACGAGGTCGCGCACGGCGGCGTTGCCGCCGCGCTGGCGGAGGTCGCAGGGGTCAAGGCCGTCGGGCTGCACCGCGACGAAGGTCTCGGAGGCGAACCCGTGCTCCTCGGCGAAGGCGCGCACGGCGGCCTTCTGCCCGGCGGCGTCGCCGTCGAAGGTGAACACGACCTCGCCGCCCTGGTTGGAGCGGCCCAGCAGCATGCGGCGCAGGATCTTGAGGTGCTCCTCGCCGAAGGAGGTGCCGCAGGTGGCCACCGCCGTGGTGACGCCCGCCAGGTGGCAGGCCATCACATCGGTGTAGCCCTCGACGATGACGGCGCGGCGCTCGCGCGAGATGTCGCGCTTGGCGAGGTCGAGGCCGTAGAGCAGGTGGCCTTTTTTGAAGATCGGGGTCTCGGGGGTGTTGAGGTACTTGGGGCCGTCGTCGGTGGCGGGGTCGAGCTTGCGGGCGCCGAAGCCCACGACGTCGCCGGTGACCTCGCGCACCGGCCACACCAGGCGGTTGCGGAAGCGGTCGTAGGCGCCGCGGCGGCCCTGGCTGGCCAGCCCGGCGGTGATCAGCTCGTGGTCGGTGAAGCCCTTGCCGCGCAGGTGGGTGGTCAGGGCCTCCCAGCCGCCGGGGGCGTAGCCCACGCCGAAGTGCTCGGCGTCGGCCCGGCCGAACCCGCGTTCGCGGAGGAAGCGGCGGCCCTCCTGGGCGGCGGGGGTGAGCAGCTGCTCGGCGTAGAAGCGCTGGGCCTCGCGGTGGGCCTCGATGAGCCGCTGGCGCTGGCTCTGGTCGTGGCGCGCCGAGGAGCGGCCGCCCTGTTCGTAGCGGAGCTGGATGCCGGCCTGCTGGGCGAGGGACTCCACCGCCTCGACGAAGCTGAGGTGCTCGATCTCCTGGATGAAGCGGATGACGTCGCCGCCCTCGCCGCAGCCGAAGCAGTAGTACAGGCCCCGGGCGGGGGTGACGTTGAAGGACGGCGACTTCTCGTCGTGGAAGGGGCACAGGCCCTTGAGGGAGCCGCCGCCGGCGCTGCGCAGCTGAAGGTACTCCCCCACCACGTCGGCGATGGGAGAGCGTTCGCGCACGAGCGCGACGTCTTCGTCTCTGATCCTTCCGGCCACGGTTCCTCAGCCTAGTTCTCCGCCCGAGCGCTCGGCCACGGAGGTCACTCGCCTGGGGAAAAGGGGCGGGCGGCTCCTCCTGCACAGGAGCCGCCCGCCCCGGCCTCACCGGCCGCCCCCGGACGCGGCCGCCGGTTCGTCGGGTTGCTCGGCCGCCGCGGCGCCGGGGCCGTCGGGGCGGTCGGGGCGGCTCCGCGAGGAGCGCAGGAACGCCGGCACCCCGCCGCCCCGCCCGAAGCCCACCCTCCTCTTGTTGTAGATGTCGAAGGCCACGGCCGCCAACAGCACCAGGCCCTTGATCGCCTGCTGCCAGTCCACGCCCAGCCCGATGATGGACATGCCGTTGTTCATCACGCCCATGACCAGCGCACCCACGATGGCGCCCATGACCGTGCCCACCCCGCCCGAGGCCGAGGCGCCGCCGATGAACGCCGCGGCGATGGCGTCCAGCTCGAACATCTCCCCGGCGCCGGGCGTGGCGGCGTTGAGCCGCCCGGTGAACACCAGCCCGGCCAGCGCCGAGAGCACGCCCATGTTCACGAACACCCAGAACGTGGTGCGCTGGGTCTTGACCCCCGACAGCCGGGCGGCCTTCTCGCTGCCGCCCACCGCGTAGACCCGCCGCCCGATGGTGGTGGACTTCATCAGGAACGAGTAGCCCACGATCAGCACAAGCAGCAGCAGGCCCACCACCGGGATCCCGTTGTAGTCGGCCAGGGCGTAGGCGAACAGCATGACCACCACCACGGTGGCCGCCGACTGCGCGGCGGTCAGCCCGGCCGCGGGCGCGGGCAGCCCGTGGCGCAGGCTGCGGGCGCGCACCCGCCACTGGATCCACACCAGCGCCGCCGCGCCGGCCGCGCCCAGCGCCAGGGTCAGCAGGTGCGGGCCGTCGGGCACGACGTCGGGCACGAACCCGCTGGCCCACATCCGCAGGGAGTCCGGCAGCGGTCCCACCGAGCGGCCGCCCAGCACGATCAGGGTGGCGCCGCGGAAGATCAGCATGCCGGCCAGGGTGACGATGAACGCCGGGATGTGCACGTAGGCGATCCAGAACCCCTGCCAGGCGCCGATGAGCCCGCCCATGGCCAGGGCCAGCGGTATCACCACGTAGACGGGCAGCCCCACGTCGGTGAGCAGCACCGCCGCCACCGCGCCGGTGAAGGCCACCACCGACCCCACCGACAGGTCGATGTTGCCCGTGACGATCACCAGCATCATGCCGATCGCCAGGATCAGCACGTAGGAGTTCTGCATGATGACGTTGGTGATGTTCAGCGGGCGCAGCAGCAGCCCGCCGGTGAGGATCTGGAACAGCACCACGATGACCGCCAGGGCGATCACCATGCCGTACTGCCGTGCGTTGCTGCGCAGCAGCTCGCGTATTGCTTCCATGGCTCGTCACGCCCTCGTCTGGGTCATCAGCTTCATCAGGGACTCCTGGTCGGCCTCGGGGCCGGGCAGCTGGCCGGTGATGCGCCCGGCGCACATGGCGTAGATCCGGTCGCACATGCCCAGCAGCTCGGGCAGCTCCGAGGAGATGAGCAGCACGCACGCGCCCTCGGCCGCCAGGCGCCGCACGATCAGGTAGATCTCGTACTTGGCGCCGACGTCGATGCCGCGCGTGGGCTCGTCCAGGATGAGCAGGTCGGGCTCGGCGAACATCCACTTGCCCAGCACGACCTTCTGCTGGTTGCCGCCGCTCAGCTCGCCCGTGGTCTGGAGCACGCCGCTGCTCTTGACCCGCATGCTCCGGCTCATCTCGGCGGCGGCCACGGCCTCGCGGGCCGGGTCGATGACGGTCCCCCGGCTGATCCGGCCCAGCGCGGCCAGGGTCAGGTTGCGGCGGATGTCGTCGTCCAGGATGAGCCCCAGCTCCTTGCGGTCCTCGGGCACGTAGGCGATGCCGCCGGCGATGGCGTCGCCGACGTCGCGCACCCGCAGGGGGCGCCCGTCCTTGTGGACGGTGCCCGACACGTAGCGGCCGTAGGAGCGCCCGAACACGCTCATCGCCAGCTCGGTGCGCCCGGCTCCCATCAGCCCGGCCAGGCCCACGATCTCGCCCCGGCGGATCTCCAGGGAGGCGCCGTCGACCACCCGCCGGCCCACCTGGGTGGGGTGGTCCACGGTCCAGCCGGTCACGGTGAACCGGACGGGGCCGATCTCGGCGGTGCGCGGCGGGTAGCGGTGGTCGAGGTCGCGGCCGACCATCGCGCGGATGACGCGGTCCTCGTCCACGCCGCCCCCGGCCATCGGCAGGGTCTCGACCGTGCGCCCGTCGCGCAGCACCGTGATGGTGTCGGCGACCCGGGTGACCTCGCCGAGCTTGTGCGAGATCAGGATGGAGGTGATGCCCTGCGCCTTCAGCTCCAGCAGCAGGGCGAGCAGGTTGTCGCTCTCGGTCTCGTTGAGCGCCGAGGTCGGCTCGTCCAGGATCAGCAGCCGCACCCGTTTGGACAGCGCCTTGGCGATCTCCACCAGCTGGCGCCGGCCGACGCTGAGCGCGGCGACCGGCGCGGTGGGGTCCTCCTCCAGGCCGACCCGGCGCAGCAGGTCCCGGGCCGCCGCGGCGGTCCGGCCCCAGTCGATGAGGCCGAACCCCCGCGTGCGCTCGTTGCCCAGGAAGATGTTCTCGGCGACCGACAGCTCCGGCACCAGCGCCAGCTCCTGGTGGATGATCGCGATCCCGGCGCGCTCGCTGTCGCGGATGCCGGAGAACGCCCGCACCTCGCCGTCGACGAGGATGTCGCCGGTGTAGGAGCCGCGCGGGTAGACCCCGCTGAGCACCTTCATCAGCGTCGACTTGCCGGCGCCGTTCTCGCCCATCAGGGCGTGGATCTCGCCGCGCCGCACCCGCAGGTCCACGCCGTCCAGCGCCTTGACGCCGGGGAACTCCTTAAAGATGCCGCGCATGTGCAGGATCAGGTCGTCCATGGCAGTCTCCCTCGGCACAGCCACCACCGCCTCCGCGTCACTCCAGCTCCGACGCCTCGTAGTAGCCGCTGCCGACGAGTTCCTCCTCGTAGTTGTCGGCGTCCACCGACACCGGCTCGATGAGGTAGGCGGGCACGACCTTGACGCCGTTGTCGTAGCTTTCGGTGTCGTTGACCTCGGGCTCCTCGCCCCGGACCACGGCGTCGGTCATGGCCACCGCGACCTCGGCCAGTTCGCGGGTGTCCTTGAAGACGGTCTGGGTCTGCTCGCCGGCGATGATCGACTTGACCGAGGCCACCTCGGCGTCCTGGCCGGTGATCACGGGCAGCGGCCGCTCCTCGGTGCCGTAGCCGACCGCCTTCAGCGAGGAGATGACGCCGATGCTGATGCCGTCGTAGGGCGAGAGGACGGCGTCGACCTCCTCGTCGGAGTAGTGGGAGCTGAGCAGGTTGTCCATGCGCGCCTGGGCGGCGGACCCGCTCCAGCGCATCGTGGCGATCTGGTCCATCTCGGTCTGGCCGCTGCGGACCTCCAGCACGCCCTCGTCGATGTAGGGCTGGAGCACCGACATCGCGCCGTCGTAGAAGAAGTAGGCGTTGTTGTCGTCGGGTGAGCCGCCGAACAGCTCGATGCTGAACGGGCCCTCCTCGTTCTCCAGGTCCAGGGCCTGCTCGATGTACTCGCCCTGGAGCACGCCGACCTGGAAGTTGTCGAACGTGGCGTAGTAGTCGACGTGCTCGCTGCCGTTGATGAGGCGGTCGTAGGCGATGACGGGGATGTCGCTGTCGGCGGCCATCTGCAGGGTGTCGGTCAGCGCCTCGCCGTCGATGGCGGCGATCACCAGGGCGTCCACCCCGCGCGTGATCATGTTCTCGATCTGGGAGACCTGGTCCTCGACCACGTCCTCGGCGTACTGCAGGTCGGTGGCGTAGCCGGCCTCCTCGAACAGCCGGACCATGTTCTGGCCGTCGGCGACCCAGCGGTCGGAGGACTTGGTGGGCATGGCGATGCCGATGGTGCCGTTCTCGCCTTCGGGCCGGGCGGCGTCGCCGACGCCGCCGCAGGCGCTCAGCAGCAGCGCCATGACCAGGGACAGTGCCGCCGCGAGGGCGGCGGGGGTGCGCTTCATCGTGGTCACCTTCGTTTCCGGATGGGGGGTGGGTGAAGGGGTGACGGCGGGGGCCGGCGTCCGCGGGGCGGGCCGGGGTCAGGCGCGCGGGACCTCCAGGGTGAGGACCGTCCAGGAGACGGGGGGCAGCACCACGCTCAGCCGGCCGCCGTCCAGGGCCGTGTCCTTGTTCTCCGCGGGCGTCACGCGGTCGGGGTGCTCGGCGGTGTTGGCGGCGTAGACGTCGTCGTCGTGCAGGGTGCGGCAGGAGACGACGCGCTCGGCCGCCAGCCCGCGCAGGTCGACGTGCAGGGTCACGGGCTCGTCCACGGCGCGGTTGACGACGAAGACGGCGGCGCGGCCGTGCTCGGGGTCGTGGGTGGCCACGGCGTCGACGACGGGCACCGCGCCGTAGCGGGCGGTCTCGCGCACCGGGCTCTCGGGCTCCACGCGCAGCACGGTGCCGGCGGCGGTGGCGGCGGTCAGGGCGAAGGGGTGGAAGGTGGTCTGGCGCCAGGCGGGGCCGCCGGGCTCGGTCATGATGGGCGCGATGACGTTGACGAGCTGGGCGAGGCTGGCGGCGGTCACCCGGTCGCTGTGCCGCAGCAGCGAGATCAGCAGGCCGCCCACCACCACCGCGTCGGCGAGGTGGTAGCGGTCCTCGATGACGCGCGGCGCCACCGGCCAGTCGGTGCGGGGCTCGGCGGCCTGGTGGCGGCTGAGGTACCACACGTTCCACTCGTCGAAGGAGAGGTTGACGCGCTTGGTGGCGCCCAGCCGCGCGCGCACCGCGTCGGCGGTGGCCACGACCGACTCGATGAAGTGGTCCATGTCGGTCGCCGAGGCCAGGAAGCTGGCGAGGTCGCCGTCGTGCTCCTCGTAGTAGGCGTGCAGGGAGATGTAGTCGACCAGGTCGTAGGTCTCCTCCAGTACCTCGGCCTCCCAGGCGCCGAAGGTGGGCATGGACGACCCGGAGCTGCCGCAGGCCACGAGCTCCAGGCCGGGGTCGCTCATGCGCATGGCGCGGGCGACCTCGGCGGCCAGCCGCCCGTACTCGCGGGCGGTCTTGTGGCCGATCTGCCAGGGGCCGTCCATCTCGTTGCCCAGGCACCACATGCGGACGGCGTGCGGCTGGGGGTGGCCGTTGGCGGCGCGCCGGTCCGACAGCGCGGTGCCGCCGGGGTGGTTGGCGTACTCCAGCAGGTCCAGGGCCTCCTGGAGGCCGCGGGTGCCCAGGTTGACCGCCATCATCGGCTCGATGCCCAGCGTGCGGGTCCAGGTGATGAACTCGTCCAGGCCGAACTGGTTGGTCTCGGTGCTGTGCCAGGCCAGGTCGCGGCGCACGGGCCGCTCGGCCTTGGGGCCCACCCCGTCCTCCCAGCGGTAGCCGGAGACGAAGTTGCCGCCGGGGTAGCGCACGGTGGTCACGCCCAGTTCGCGGACGAGGGCGGCCACGTCGGTGCGGAACCCGTCGGCGTCGGCGGCGGGGTGGCCGGGCTCGTAGATGCCGGTGTAGACGCAGCGGCCCATGTGCTCGACGAACGAGCCGAAGGTGCGGCGGTGGACGGGCGCGACGCGGAAGGCGGGGTCGAGGGTCATCGACGCGGTCAGCATGGGCTCTGCTCCCCCTGGGTGCGGTGGCGGTGCGGTCGGTGCCGGGCGGTCGTGGGTGGCGGTGCGGTCGGTGCGGCGCCCGGCGCGGGTGCGCCGGGCGCCCCGGTGGCGGGCGGTCAGCCCATGGGCGCGGGCCAGCCGCCGGACCAGCCGATCTGGTCGATCTCCAGGCGGAAGTCGCCGGGCGTGCCGTAGGGGCCGTAGGAGTGGTAGGCCATCCGGCTCAGCGACAGCGACTGGCCGCCCGCGGCCACGGAGTCGCCGCGCGCGGCGCGGATGACGGTGCCGCCGCCCTGGAGCATGGGCGTGCCGGCGCGGTCGACGTAGGGGCCGGTGACGCTGGTGGAGCGCCCCACGGCGATGCGGTAGGTGCTGTCCAGGCCGGCGCAGCACCGGCCCAGCGAGACGAACAGGTAGTAGTAGCCGGCGCGGTGGACGATGTAGGGCGCCTCGATGGCGTTGCCGTTGGGCTGCCCGGCGGCCAGCCGCAGCGGCGCGCCCTGCCCGGCGGCGGGCTTGCCGCTGGGCCACTCCAGGCGCACCATGCGGATGCCGCTCCAGAACGACCCGAACGCCATCCACGGGGTGCCCGAGGCGTCCTCGACGATCCCGGGGTCGATGGCGTTGAAGTCGCTGGAGGTGGTGCTCTCGTAGACCTTGCCGCGGTCGACCCACCGGTAGTCGGGGTCGGAGGGGTCCAGCGTGGTGTTGGTGGCCAGCCCGATCACCGAGCGGTTGGACCCGAAGGTGGAGGCGGAGTAGTAGAGGTAGTAGGTGCCGTCGTTCTCGTAGACCTCGGGCGCCCACAGGTTGGTCACCCCGGGCACCTCGCGGGCCAGCCAGGCGGGCTTGGTGGTCCACACGTGCCCGGCCGGGCGCCAGTCGGTGCCGTTGGACGAGCGGTGGACGGTGATGTTGCCGTCGGCCACGGCGGCGTCGCCGGTGCCGAAGACGTACCAGTCGCGGCCGCCGCCGGTCACCAGGGCGGGGTCGTGCACGGCGACGTTGGTGGGGGCCATGGCGGGCGCGGCGGGCGCGGCGGTCTCGGCTGCGGCCGGCGCGGCCGTCAGCACCATCAGGGCCGCGGCGCCCAGGGCCGCCGCCCGGGCGAGGAGGCCGCCGCGCGGGCGGGGCGGCGGTGGGGTGGAGGGCGCGGCGGCGCGCCCGGTGGCCGGCACGGTGGTGGACATGTGGGGGACTCCTCTTGTCGTGAACGGGGGCACGGTCGAGGTCGGGGGCGCCTCACTTGAGCCCGGCGTCGGTGACGCCGCGCACCACGTGGCGCTGGAAGAGCAGGAACACGGCGATCAGCGGCAGCGCGCCGAGCACGGCGGCGGCCATCTCCTGGGCGTACTGGATGCCGTAGGAGCCCTGGACGGTGCCCAGGCCCACGGGCACGGTCATCAGGGCGGGGTCGGCCGTGGCCACGAAGGGCCACAGGAAGTTGTTCCAGGCCTGGACGAAGGTGAAGATCCCCACGGCGGCGAGGACCGGGCCCGACATCGGCACCACGACGCTCCACAGCACCCGCAGGTGCCCGGCGCCGTCGAGGCGGGCCGCCTCCTCGTAGTCGCGCGGGATGGCGTCGAAGAACCGCTTGAGGATGAACACCATCACCGGCGCCACCACCTGCGGCAGGGCCACGCCCCAGTAGGTGTCGACCATGCCCAGCACGCTCATCTGGTCGAACAGCGGGACGATCAGCGCCTGGGGCGGCACCAGG encodes:
- the chvE gene encoding multiple monosaccharide ABC transporter substrate-binding protein; this translates as MKRTPAALAAALSLVMALLLSACGGVGDAARPEGENGTIGIAMPTKSSDRWVADGQNMVRLFEEAGYATDLQYAEDVVEDQVSQIENMITRGVDALVIAAIDGEALTDTLQMAADSDIPVIAYDRLINGSEHVDYYATFDNFQVGVLQGEYIEQALDLENEEGPFSIELFGGSPDDNNAYFFYDGAMSVLQPYIDEGVLEVRSGQTEMDQIATMRWSGSAAQARMDNLLSSHYSDEEVDAVLSPYDGISIGVISSLKAVGYGTEERPLPVITGQDAEVASVKSIIAGEQTQTVFKDTRELAEVAVAMTDAVVRGEEPEVNDTESYDNGVKVVPAYLIEPVSVDADNYEEELVGSGYYEASELE
- the arfA gene encoding arabinosylfuranosidase ArfA, with amino-acid sequence MLTASMTLDPAFRVAPVHRRTFGSFVEHMGRCVYTGIYEPGHPAADADGFRTDVAALVRELGVTTVRYPGGNFVSGYRWEDGVGPKAERPVRRDLAWHSTETNQFGLDEFITWTRTLGIEPMMAVNLGTRGLQEALDLLEYANHPGGTALSDRRAANGHPQPHAVRMWCLGNEMDGPWQIGHKTAREYGRLAAEVARAMRMSDPGLELVACGSSGSSMPTFGAWEAEVLEETYDLVDYISLHAYYEEHDGDLASFLASATDMDHFIESVVATADAVRARLGATKRVNLSFDEWNVWYLSRHQAAEPRTDWPVAPRVIEDRYHLADAVVVGGLLISLLRHSDRVTAASLAQLVNVIAPIMTEPGGPAWRQTTFHPFALTAATAAGTVLRVEPESPVRETARYGAVPVVDAVATHDPEHGRAAVFVVNRAVDEPVTLHVDLRGLAAERVVSCRTLHDDDVYAANTAEHPDRVTPAENKDTALDGGRLSVVLPPVSWTVLTLEVPRA
- a CDS encoding arabinan endo-1,5-alpha-L-arabinosidase, whose translation is MSTTVPATGRAAAPSTPPPPRPRGGLLARAAALGAAALMVLTAAPAAAETAAPAAPAMAPTNVAVHDPALVTGGGRDWYVFGTGDAAVADGNITVHRSSNGTDWRPAGHVWTTKPAWLAREVPGVTNLWAPEVYENDGTYYLYYSASTFGSNRSVIGLATNTTLDPSDPDYRWVDRGKVYESTTSSDFNAIDPGIVEDASGTPWMAFGSFWSGIRMVRLEWPSGKPAAGQGAPLRLAAGQPNGNAIEAPYIVHRAGYYYLFVSLGRCCAGLDSTYRIAVGRSTSVTGPYVDRAGTPMLQGGGTVIRAARGDSVAAGGQSLSLSRMAYHSYGPYGTPGDFRLEIDQIGWSGGWPAPMG
- a CDS encoding carbohydrate ABC transporter permease; the encoded protein is MSAAIRTPRPPAAPGRPAPAAARPRRLPRPTPGGVLAAVLGVFLAVVWLMPLVWAVLTSLKPEAETTAVPLRWLPLEPTFAAYQAVIERGDLQRWLLNSVVVSVLVTALTLVVCVLAAYACSKTEFPGRSWLFALFVAGILVPPQALIVPLFDQMSVLGMVDTYWGVALPQVVAPVMVFILKRFFDAIPRDYEEAARLDGAGHLRVLWSVVVPMSGPVLAAVGIFTFVQAWNNFLWPFVATADPALMTVPVGLGTVQGSYGIQYAQEMAAAVLGALPLIAVFLLFQRHVVRGVTDAGLK